One region of Armigeres subalbatus isolate Guangzhou_Male chromosome 3, GZ_Asu_2, whole genome shotgun sequence genomic DNA includes:
- the LOC134221476 gene encoding uncharacterized protein LOC134221476 encodes MDDMKSKLQLLEEQHKSWRTQQQEESARIKQDFERRFAKLNEDYLASVREIDCDFSARKVALIKRYNEKGSCTRTESTKLLSLDKAKQQDAIGSPAVLKEKTFHHHHSEPRATGKFPATRCVTDDAKLLETVFHQNANVSTAPEKLADVSIVCTGRSIERINESTLCQQVRCKSHATVYEAARVGKECSAHGEWYERCAVEELKLYLLKCEIQYFVESKIFDPGGVHIYNMLIAHIS; translated from the coding sequence ATGGACGATATGAAAAGCAAGCTGCAACTGCTTGAAGAGCAACACAAGTCATGGCGAACCCAACAGCAAGAGGAATCTGCGAGAATCAAACAGGATTTTGAACGACGATTCGCGAAATTAAACGAGGATTATTTGGCATCGGTAAGAGAAATTGATTGCGATTTTAGTGCCAGAAAAGTAGCGTTGATAAAGCGGTACAATGAAAAAGGTAGCTGCACACGAACGGAAAGTACAAAACTTCTTTCACTCGACAAAGCGAAACAGCAGGATGCCATCGGTAGCCCGGCCGTTTTAAAAGAAAAAACGTTTCATCATCACCATTCCGAACCGCGAGCGACGGGCAAATTTCCTGCCACTCGATGTGTTACTGATGATGCCAAACTTTTGGAGACCGTATTCCATCAAAATGCAAACGTTTCAACTGCTCCCGAAAAGTTGGCTGATGTTTCTATTGTTTGCACCGGGAGGAGTATAGAACGGATAAATGAATCGACGCTCTGTCAACAAGTACGTTGTAAGTCGCATGCAACTGTATACGAGGCGGCGCGTGTTGGAAAAGAGTGCTCCGCGCACGGAGAGTGGTACGAAAGATGTGCAGTGGAAGAATTGAAGCTGTATTTGTTGAAATGTGAGATTCAATATTTTGTGGAATCGAAAATCTTCGATCCTGGAGGTGTGCACATTTATAACATGCTAATAGCACATATTAGTTAG